From one Drosophila gunungcola strain Sukarami chromosome 2R unlocalized genomic scaffold, Dgunungcola_SK_2 000006F, whole genome shotgun sequence genomic stretch:
- the LOC128254822 gene encoding uncharacterized protein LOC128254822, whose product MRSPVLFALGLVALIAAAHAAGSSPTSPTSPTSPTSPTSPTSPTSPTSPTSSTSPTTPTSSSTSATPTSSSVTPSSSSSSDSSSEVARLRRRIHRLKRQERRRRIRQENRRQRQRTQRRSRQRQIRRS is encoded by the coding sequence ATGCGATCCCCAGTCTTGTTCGCCTTGGGACTTGTGGCCTTGATTGCGGCTGCCCACGCCGCAGGATCATCTCCGACTAGTCCAACCTCGCCGACCTCACCCACATCGCCGACATCGCCGACGTCTCCGACTTCTCCTACTTCGCCCACCTCGTCAACTTCACCTACCACACCAACTTCGTCAAGCACCTCAGCCACGCCCACATCCTCCAGTGTGACCCCTTCGTCGTCCTCGAGCTCCGACAGCAGCTCGGAGGTGGCCAGGCTGAGGCGCAGGATTCACAGGCTGAAACGCCAGGAGAGGCGCCGGCGGATTCGCCAAGAAAATCGTCGCCAAAGGCAACGAACCCAGCGTAGATCTCGTCAACGCCAGATCCGCAGGTCCTAG
- the LOC128254649 gene encoding putative phosphatidate phosphatase produces the protein MSTLRPGSVCDTTPLQRFESQSSSGEEPSSPTASSIIAAAAAAAAAVSPNKTPNHNNNNVKLDLQMPTFVGNSGNHGSLYKPPLRGPRQIFGRILMDLCLLSCVGLPMLGFSLWGEAFNRGFFCNDSTLKHPYKESSMPSWLLYLMCGALPFSVMLVVEFFRAQDKRLHGPFEKHRMGSGYHFCHLELPTWLLECYHRIGIFIFGLGVEQLTTNIAKYSIGRLRPHFYTLCQPVMPDGSTCSDPINAARYIEKFTCAAVDITSKQLKDMRLSFPSGHASFACYSMLYLVIYLQRRMHWNRMRMLRHLLQFLLLMFAWYTALTRVSDYKHHWSDVLAGSGIGLTYAVVVTSTMW, from the exons ATGAGTACCCTTCGTCCGGGCAGCGTTTGCGATACCACGCCGCTCCAGAGATTTGAAAGCCAGAGCAGCAGCGGCGAAGAGCCCTCTTCGCCGACGGCTTCTAGTATTAtagccgccgccgccgccgctgctgctgctgtatcCCCAAACAAAACCcccaaccacaacaacaataatgtAAAACTGGACCTACAGATGCCAACTTTCGTTGGAAACTCTGGAAACCATGGCTCATTATACAAGCCGCCATTGCGTGGCCCCCGTCAAATCTTCGGAAGGATTCTCATGGATCTCTGTTTGCTCAGTTGCG TGGGTCTGCCAATGCTGGGCTTTTCGCTTTGGGGCGAAGCCTTTAACCGTGGATTCTTCTGCAATGATTCTACTTTGAAACATCCGTATAAAGAGTCCTCCATGCCCAGCTGGTTGCTTTACTTGATGTGTGGCGCACTGCCCTTTTCTGTG ATGCTCGTTGTGGAGTTCTTTAGGGCCCAGGATAAGCGTTTGCATGGCCCTTTTGAGAAGCACCGAATGGGCAGTGGCTATCATTTTTGTCACTTGGAGTTGCCCACTTGGCTGCTGGAGTGCTATCACAGAATAGGAATCTTTATCTTTGGTTTAGGAGTGGAACAGTTAACCACAAATATAGCCAAGTATTCTATTGGCAGACTAAGGCCTCACTTTTACACT CTCTGTCAGCCCGTTATGCCAGATGGCAGTACTTGCAGTGATCCCATTAATGCTGCACGTTATATCGAGAAGTTCACCTGTGCGGCGGTGGATATAACTTCAAAGCAACTAAAAGACATGCGCCTTTCATTTCCCAGTGGACATGCAAGCTTTGCCTGCTATTCCATGCTCTACTTGGTG ATCTACTTACAACGTAGAATGCACTGGAATCGCATGCGAATGCTGCGCCACCTTCTGCAATTCCTGCTGCTCATGTTCGCCTGGTATACGGCCCTCACCCGAGTTTCCGACTACAAACACCATTGGTCCGATGTATTGGCAGGATCTGGCATCGGTCTCACCTATGCCGTTGTTGTG aCCTCGACTATGTGGTAG
- the LOC128254828 gene encoding plectin yields MNAVEFLSRTDRRNLKSQMGFQVARKMREWYEDVDNRRWNLCLLLQNEALQADEKIAEMLQEQADEADRRRHEWIEMERLKREEAERELVKVKMQQREIENSEAHRHMLTKEILLETKQAQLHQIQEKKALRRRQACVEILWQRVWQRLDESRAQQEQYEQKLRNLIEGRCQAQNLERDRELKAQFAKEVLADQRECSQALEIAAEMDVLKKAHDLKMVKDKRRQQLTDLQDQIKQNLMICAEHSQAKIREDAGHNILEDQQIYEDLMEKRCARTHNRDWHQRYMTHKAEERAARKEEDRRHERNYLGTGCVLSQQQKRPYGKEVR; encoded by the exons ATGAACGCTGTGGAATTTCTCAGTCGCACCGACCGCCGCAACCTCAAATCCCAAATGGGCTTTCAGGTGGCGCGAAAGATGCGAGAATGGTATGAGGATGTGGACAACCGCCGCTGGAATCTCTGTCTCCTGCTGCAAAATGAGGCTTTGCAGGCGGACGAAAAAATTGCTGAAATGCTGCAGGAGCAGGCAGATGAGGCGGATCGAAGGCGACACGAGTGGATCGAAATGGAGCGACTGAAAAGAGAGGAGGCCGAAAGGGAACTGGTCAAGGTTAAGATGCAGCAAAGGGAAAT TGAAAACTCAGAGGCCCATCGTCACATGCTCACAAAGGAGATCCTCTTGGAGACCAAACAAGCTCAGCTCCATCAAATACAGGAGAAAAAGGCTCTAAGGCGCCGACAAGCCTGCGTGGAGATCCTTTGGCAGCGAGTGTGGCAGCGATTGGACGAAAGTAGGGCCCAGCAGGAGCAATATGAACAGAAGCTACGAAACTTGATAGAGGGCAGGTGCCAGGCCCAGAATCTGGAAAGGGATCGAGAGCTGAAAGCTCAGTTCGCCAAGGAAGTGTTGGCTGACCAACGAGAATGCTCCCAGGC CCTGGAAATTGCTGCCGAAATGGATGTACTGAAGAAAGCACATGACCTCAAGATGGTGAAAGACAAACGCCGCCAGCAACTCACTGACTTGCAGGATCAGATCAAACAGAATCTTATGATTTGTGCCGAACATTCGCAGGCCAAGATCCGTGAGGATGCGGGGCACAACATACTCGAAGATCAGCAGATTTACGAAGATCTCATGGAGAAGCGATGCGCCAGG ACCCACAATCGCGATTGGCACCAGCGGTATATGACACATAAGGCTGAGGAGCGTGCCGCTCGTAAGGAGGAGGATCGTCGGCATGAGCGGAATTACCTGGGCACTGGGTGTGTGCTCAGTCAGCAGCAGAAGCGTCCATATGGCAAAGAAGTTCGCTAA